ACGAGGTCGGCACCGAAGGTGACGTTGAGGATCGCTTCCGGATTGGCGGCGGCGACGGCCTGCACCACGGGACCGGCGTCGATCTTGCCCTGCGGCGGCCATTGCTCGTCGACCCACTGGATATCGGGACGCTTCTCCGACATCAGCTTCTTGAACACCGCAACCGCGGACTGGCCATATTCATAGTTCGGCGCGATCGTCGCCCAGCGTTTGGCAGGCAGCTTGCTCGCCGCTTCCACCAGCATCGCCGCCTGCATGTAGTTGGAGGGGCGCAGGCGGAAGGTATATTTGTTGCCCTTCGACCAGGTGATGGCGTCGGTCAGTGGCTCGGCCGCGAGGAAGAAAACCTTCTTCTGGTTGGCGAAGTCGCTGACCGCAAGGCCGATATTCGACAGGAACGTGCCGGCGAGCATCGCAACGCCCTCGCTCGAGACGAGCTCGTTGGCCGCAGTCTGCGCATCCGCCGGCTTGCCGCCGTCGTCCTTGGAGACGACGACGAGCTTCTTGCCGTTGATGCCACCGGCCGCGTTGACCTCCTCGACCGCAAGCTGCCATCCCTTCCGATAGGGCTCGGTGAAGGCCGGCAACAGCGAATAGCTGTTGATCTCGCCGATCTTGATATCCTGCGCCATGGCCGAATGAGCCATGCCACCCGCCAACAGCGCAAACGCCGCGCCGACGAAATAGTTCTTTGCTCGCATCCCAACCTCCACCGTTAAAATTATCTTAGACCGTCTTCGCCTTTGATCTCCGCAACCGTCAGCCCGCCGACGCGCGGCAGCGGACGACCGCTGTCGGTGACGGCGACCGCGACCATGATCTCGTTGGCGCGCGGCGCGTCGTTGATCTGAACCTCCATGCCGTCGAAATGACTGCGCACGAAGGCTGCGTCCTTGTGACCAAGGGGGATGTCGAGCGTGGTGCCGGGCCCGCTGCGCTTCTTCGATGACGGGATCAGCGCGGCACCCTTGCTCAGAACTTTGCGCACCGGCGCGCCCATCTTCGGGTGAAGGATCGCAGCCGCATGCTCCAATTCGCCGTTCTCGCCGACGGCCGCGGCCTTGCCATAGCTCTGCGCCTTCGCGCCATCGATGCCGAGCGCAGCCACCGCGCGCTTCGACAGCAGCTCGCCCAGCTCCTCGCCGATCGCGATCAGCGGCGAGAGGTCTTCGACGTACTTTCCGGCAAATGGATTTTCGATCACGGCGATTGCCGCGGCACGCCGCGTCGGCGGCGAGACCTGCCGGCCCATCTCCATCTGCGTCTCTTCGACGACGGTGACGATCTTGCGGATGATCGCGCTCATGGTTGCGTCCTTAAGGTTCTTCCTTGCTCAGGCATGAAGTGCGTTCTCCTGCTTACGCGGGCGCGCTTCCTGCCGCTCAAAATCTTTCGGTCCGACGACAAGCATATCACCACATAGTTGCAATACGGCACCCTCGATCAAGCCGCGATCGAACAGTTGGCGTGCACGTTCCGCGCCAGATTCGAGCGCGTCGGCGATTTCATGGTGAGACAGCTCGCCCACGTCGCGGGTGACGAGGCGTGGGCCGAGGTCACTGTCGGGCTGAAGCTCGCTGGCCGGCTGCCGGATGATGCCAGGATGCCCCGGCAGATCCACGGCATTGGCGATGACCGTCGCCGCCGCATCGGCTTGCGATGCCGTTGCGGCCAGCACGGTCACCGCGTCGGCAATCCCAAGCGAAAAGCTGCGGCCATGGCGTCCGCTGGTCGCGATGCCCCGCACCGGATCATCGGCATCGATCCTCATCGTCCGCATCACGCCGTCGCGGTCGGGCCGATCCATCAGGCCGACCGAAAACCTCTCACCTTCGCCAAGATGAAGGGCGATATCGCCGCCATTGTTGACATAGGCCTGATCGAGGCTCGCAGCGCCCAGCATTGCGCCGAGGATTTCCTCCGCCACGCTGCCGGCAACGGCGGCCATCGGCGTAATGAATCCATCAGCAGCGAAGGGCGCGACCGCGGCATGCATCCGGCGCGCCACCACGCCCCTCAGCGAAGTCCGCTCCTCGGCAACGGCGCGCAGCTCCGGCAGCTCCGCGCATAGCTCGTCGAGTAGCCCCGTGAACCGCTGCGCCGCAGCCTGGTAGGCAATGTGCACCGCGTCCGCGCGGCCCCTCGCCTCAATGACCAGATCGATCGGACCATCCTGCAAATGCAGCCGCCGGCCATCAGACAGCAATGCGATTTGCGGGAGCCTGGTCATGCCCGAGGTCCCGGAATCGGGTTCTGCCAGGGCAATTGCCTGATATCATCACCGCCCTGCACCTCGGACAACGGCTTTACATAATCCATGTGCCCGCCGAGCGCGGCATAGTCCGACAGCTTCATCGTGAACTCGATCGGCGCGACCAGGGCCGGGGTCGGCACATAGCCGAACGCCCCCGCCGGCATCTGCGTCACGTCGACCATGTAGGTGATGCCGCCACCCGGCCAGACATAGACAGGTGCACCGCCGCTGGTGACGCGCGTCAACGCGTCCTTCACCGAGCGCGTCAGCCGCACCGGATTGTCGGTGACGCCAGCGCGCAGCGAGCCGCCCGCGCCGGCCATGAACAGCACCGTGCACAGCGCCGGTTCGCAATTCTCCTGGATACGCTCGACCGAGAATTTCAGATCGGCAGGCATCTCGGTCTCGACCGGCTTCAGGGCCTCGTCGAGCACGTAATAGGACGAATGCTCACCGGTGGTGGAGACCATCAGCATGGTCAGGCCGGGTCGTGCCTCCTTGGCATCGAACGGCCCGAGGATCGCCAGCGGATCGGAAATGTTGGTGCCGCCCCACCCCGTACCGGGATCGGCGACCTGGAAATAGCGGCCCGGCGTCGAGCGTCGACCCTTCATCTTGATGCCGGTGTCGGCGATGTCGAGCAGCTTGCCGGCCTGATGCTCCGAGAGGACGCCGGTGATGTGGTCGTCGACCACGACGACTTCGTCGACCTTGCCGTGCCATTGCTTGGCGAACATGCCGATTGTCGCCGAGCCGCAGCCGACGCGCATGCGCTCTTCTTTCACGCCGTTGACGATTGGCGGCTGGCCGGCTTGCACCACCACGCTCGCGCCGCCGTCGATAGTCAGCTCGACCGCCTTGCAATTGGCGAGATCCATCAGGGTGTCACAGGTGACGCGGCCCTCCTTCTTGGAGCCGCCGGTCAGATGATGCACGCCGCCGAGCGAGAACATCTGTGAGCCGTATTCGCTGGTGGTGACGTGACCGACCGCCTCGCCCTGCGCGCGCACCGTCGCGGTTTCGGGGCCGAGATAACGGTCGGTGTCGATCTTCACCTTGATGCCGCAATAGGAGAAGATGCCCTCGGTGACGACGGTCACCATGTCGACGCCCTCGACCTCCGCGGAGACGATGAAGGGCGCCGGCTTGTAATCGGGATAGGTCGTGCCCGCGCCGATCGCGGTCACGAAGGTCGAGGGTTCGTGGACGATCTTGCCGTCCCAATCTTCGGTACGGCTGAACGGGACCAGCTTGCCGCCATGTGAAACCGTGCGCTCCAGGATCACATGGGGATCGACGCGAACGAGCTTGCCCTCGTGGTTGGCATAGCGGTCGCAGGCCCCCGCTGCGCCCGGCTTGATGTAGCACATCACCGGACAAGCATCGCAGCGGATCTTGTCGATGGCGGCGCTCGTCGTTTCAGTCACCATGTAGGAGCCAGCGGCATTGCGGTTATCATTCGTATACGAACGATGGTGCGCGCGCTCCGGATGGCTGTCAAGCGGCGGTGCGGCGCAAAAGATGAGGCTGCCGTATAAAACCTCATTTGCCTATCGGCTCTGTCCACAAAGAAGGCAATCGCGCTGCAGTGCGGCATGCACGGCTTGCACGTTTGTGTACAAACGGTATCGTCGCGGCGTTGATCGGCAGCAGTTGCCGCGGGCTTGGGAACGAGGATGACGCAGGCACCGATCCGCCTCACCGTGAACGGCAGGACCCACGAGATCGCCGCGGCGCCAGAGACGCCGCTGCTCTACGTGCTGCGCAACGACCTCGCACTCAACGGTCCGAAATACGGCTGCGGTCTCGGCGAATGCGGCACCTGCACCGTCCTGATTGACGGGGCCGCGGCCCGCTCCTGCGTGATCCCCGTGAGCGGCTGCGCCGGCCGCGACATCGTGACGCTCGAAGGACTTGGCGCACGCGACAAGCCCGATGTGGTGCAGCAGGCCTTCATCGACGAGCAGGCCGCGCAATGCGGCTATTGTCTCAACGGCATGATCATGACCGCCAAGGCGCTGCTCGCGATCAACCCGCGACCGACCGAACAGGAAGCGCTGGCAGCGCTGCGTTACAATCTGTGCCGCTGCGGCACCCATGTCGAGATCCTGCGCGCCGTGATGCGCGCATCGGGTCAGCTCGCCGAGGCCGGTGATTGATGAACTCCCCTCTCCCTGATGGAGCTGAGCGGCAGTCCGGTTCGCTCGTCGTCGTCCGCACCGTGGACGAGGTCACATCCGAAACCTTCGTACGCATCACCGCGGACGGATCGGTGACGGCCTATAACGGCCATGTCGATCTCGGCACCGGTATCCGCACCGCGCTCGGCCAGATCGTCGCCGAAGAGCTGGACGTGTCCTTTGCACGCGTCGTCGTGGTGCTCGGCGACACCTCTGTGGTGCCGAAC
The nucleotide sequence above comes from Bradyrhizobium sp. NDS-1. Encoded proteins:
- a CDS encoding UPF0280 family protein produces the protein MTRLPQIALLSDGRRLHLQDGPIDLVIEARGRADAVHIAYQAAAQRFTGLLDELCAELPELRAVAEERTSLRGVVARRMHAAVAPFAADGFITPMAAVAGSVAEEILGAMLGAASLDQAYVNNGGDIALHLGEGERFSVGLMDRPDRDGVMRTMRIDADDPVRGIATSGRHGRSFSLGIADAVTVLAATASQADAAATVIANAVDLPGHPGIIRQPASELQPDSDLGPRLVTRDVGELSHHEIADALESGAERARQLFDRGLIEGAVLQLCGDMLVVGPKDFERQEARPRKQENALHA
- a CDS encoding (2Fe-2S)-binding protein gives rise to the protein MTQAPIRLTVNGRTHEIAAAPETPLLYVLRNDLALNGPKYGCGLGECGTCTVLIDGAAARSCVIPVSGCAGRDIVTLEGLGARDKPDVVQQAFIDEQAAQCGYCLNGMIMTAKALLAINPRPTEQEALAALRYNLCRCGTHVEILRAVMRASGQLAEAGD
- a CDS encoding ABC transporter substrate-binding protein; the encoded protein is MRAKNYFVGAAFALLAGGMAHSAMAQDIKIGEINSYSLLPAFTEPYRKGWQLAVEEVNAAGGINGKKLVVVSKDDGGKPADAQTAANELVSSEGVAMLAGTFLSNIGLAVSDFANQKKVFFLAAEPLTDAITWSKGNKYTFRLRPSNYMQAAMLVEAASKLPAKRWATIAPNYEYGQSAVAVFKKLMSEKRPDIQWVDEQWPPQGKIDAGPVVQAVAAANPEAILNVTFGADLVKLVREGNTRGLFKGREVVSFLTGEPEYLDPLKDETPEGWIVTGYPWYSIKTPEHDAFLKAYQAKYNDYPRLGSIVGYQTIKAAAAILAKAGSTDPEKLIAAAEGISMPSPFGEITFRKIDHQSTLGAFVGKTALKDGKGVMVDSSYKKGADYLPGDAEVEKLRPKD
- a CDS encoding amino acid synthesis family protein — its product is MSAIIRKIVTVVEETQMEMGRQVSPPTRRAAAIAVIENPFAGKYVEDLSPLIAIGEELGELLSKRAVAALGIDGAKAQSYGKAAAVGENGELEHAAAILHPKMGAPVRKVLSKGAALIPSSKKRSGPGTTLDIPLGHKDAAFVRSHFDGMEVQINDAPRANEIMVAVAVTDSGRPLPRVGGLTVAEIKGEDGLR
- a CDS encoding 6-hydroxynicotinate reductase, giving the protein MVTETTSAAIDKIRCDACPVMCYIKPGAAGACDRYANHEGKLVRVDPHVILERTVSHGGKLVPFSRTEDWDGKIVHEPSTFVTAIGAGTTYPDYKPAPFIVSAEVEGVDMVTVVTEGIFSYCGIKVKIDTDRYLGPETATVRAQGEAVGHVTTSEYGSQMFSLGGVHHLTGGSKKEGRVTCDTLMDLANCKAVELTIDGGASVVVQAGQPPIVNGVKEERMRVGCGSATIGMFAKQWHGKVDEVVVVDDHITGVLSEHQAGKLLDIADTGIKMKGRRSTPGRYFQVADPGTGWGGTNISDPLAILGPFDAKEARPGLTMLMVSTTGEHSSYYVLDEALKPVETEMPADLKFSVERIQENCEPALCTVLFMAGAGGSLRAGVTDNPVRLTRSVKDALTRVTSGGAPVYVWPGGGITYMVDVTQMPAGAFGYVPTPALVAPIEFTMKLSDYAALGGHMDYVKPLSEVQGGDDIRQLPWQNPIPGPRA